From Caulobacter segnis, a single genomic window includes:
- a CDS encoding VanZ family protein: protein MFKPVHLVAAARVTLLLGALTVAVLTLGPFQGAERIFGLSDKAAHAIAFGGLLAVSFLAFPRMRRNDLALAALVLGGATEIAQIIAHRDGNVPDWLADAFGILVVHGASLIESVRKMAREQGDLTFTQIAAMDRRRIRRRPVVAFEPGASDPSATQAGVALSFAKRAARRFPQR from the coding sequence ATGTTCAAGCCCGTCCACCTCGTCGCCGCCGCGCGCGTCACGCTGCTGCTGGGGGCCCTGACCGTGGCGGTGCTGACCTTGGGTCCGTTCCAAGGGGCGGAGCGGATTTTCGGCCTCAGCGACAAGGCCGCCCATGCCATCGCGTTCGGCGGCCTGCTGGCGGTGTCGTTCCTGGCCTTCCCGCGCATGCGCCGCAACGATCTGGCGCTGGCGGCCCTGGTGCTGGGGGGCGCCACCGAGATCGCGCAGATCATCGCTCATCGCGACGGCAACGTCCCCGACTGGCTGGCCGACGCCTTCGGGATCCTGGTGGTCCACGGCGCCAGCCTGATCGAGTCGGTTCGCAAGATGGCCCGTGAACAGGGCGACCTCACCTTCACTCAAATCGCGGCGATGGACCGGCGGCGGATCCGCCGGCGTCCGGTCGTGGCTTTTGAGCCGGGCGCGAGCGATCCTTCAGCGACTCAAGCGGGCGTCGCGCTCAGCTTCGCCAAACGCGCCGCCCGCCGGTTTCCGCAGCGCTAG
- a CDS encoding M1 family metallopeptidase: MSFRNLAACAASLLVLSTAAAHAAEPLKTSAQSLETGGPMPAEQQKLAFDHADLKFKILPDQKAIEGEAILTFTAKAPLTKLVVDFDRVFTISKLAIDGKALKPSAWTNPEGRMTITLPKTVAKGKAVTLALTYAGVPLEAKRAPWDGGFVWSKTESGEPWIATAVQGDGCDIFWPCIDYPTGEPKLVDLHITVPAPLVAPANGVFKGMTEKDGWRTYNWQAKNPNTYAIALDVGPYEEISGTYKSRFGDTIPMNYWYLKGNAEKAKGLFAEFTPMLDFYEQMIGPYPFRDEKMGVVETPHLGMEHQTINAYGNKYRKDAYGFDWLLQHEFAHEWFGNQLTDVDNDDMWLHEGYGSYMQPLFSQWLHGDMEYMARLNQMRVDTKNKYPIVSGRQLKEDDVYNGDRGPGNDIYYKAANVLHTLRTLIGDEAFFKITRIAVYGTPDPKPGNFKPLYLGTKDYIKIVNQVTGKDYGWFFDVYLYEAAPPELIETREGGDLVLKWKTPKDKPFPMPVDVKVGDKVVTVAMADGTGRVAVGDTVPVIVDPASKVLRRQPYIEQFQAWKKVQDDAAKAAEEAKKKAESEKK, translated from the coding sequence TTGTCCTTCCGTAACCTCGCCGCCTGCGCGGCGTCGCTGCTGGTTCTTTCGACCGCCGCCGCCCACGCGGCCGAGCCGCTCAAGACCAGCGCCCAGTCACTTGAGACCGGCGGCCCGATGCCCGCCGAGCAGCAGAAACTGGCCTTCGACCACGCCGACCTGAAGTTCAAGATCCTGCCCGACCAGAAGGCGATCGAGGGCGAGGCGATCCTGACCTTCACGGCCAAGGCCCCGCTCACCAAGCTGGTCGTCGACTTCGACCGCGTCTTCACGATCAGCAAGCTGGCGATCGACGGCAAGGCGCTGAAACCCTCGGCCTGGACCAATCCCGAAGGCCGGATGACCATCACCCTGCCGAAGACGGTGGCCAAGGGTAAGGCGGTCACCCTGGCCCTCACCTATGCCGGCGTCCCGCTGGAGGCCAAGCGCGCGCCCTGGGATGGCGGCTTCGTCTGGAGCAAGACCGAGAGCGGCGAACCGTGGATCGCCACCGCCGTGCAAGGCGACGGCTGCGACATCTTCTGGCCCTGCATCGACTACCCGACCGGCGAGCCCAAGCTGGTCGACCTGCACATCACCGTCCCCGCCCCGCTGGTCGCGCCGGCCAACGGCGTCTTCAAGGGCATGACCGAGAAGGACGGCTGGCGGACCTACAACTGGCAGGCCAAGAATCCGAACACCTACGCCATCGCCCTGGACGTCGGTCCCTACGAGGAGATTTCCGGGACGTACAAGAGCCGGTTCGGCGACACGATCCCGATGAACTACTGGTACCTCAAGGGCAACGCCGAGAAGGCCAAGGGCCTGTTCGCCGAGTTCACGCCGATGCTGGACTTCTACGAACAGATGATCGGCCCCTACCCGTTCCGCGACGAGAAGATGGGCGTGGTCGAGACCCCGCACCTGGGCATGGAGCACCAGACCATCAACGCCTACGGCAACAAGTACCGCAAGGACGCCTACGGCTTCGACTGGCTGCTGCAGCACGAGTTCGCGCACGAGTGGTTCGGCAACCAGCTGACCGACGTCGACAACGACGACATGTGGCTGCACGAGGGCTATGGCAGCTACATGCAGCCGCTGTTCTCGCAATGGCTGCACGGCGACATGGAGTACATGGCGCGCCTGAACCAGATGCGCGTCGACACCAAGAACAAGTATCCGATCGTCTCGGGCCGTCAGCTCAAGGAAGACGACGTCTATAACGGCGACCGCGGGCCGGGGAACGACATCTACTACAAGGCCGCCAACGTCCTTCACACGTTGCGGACGCTGATCGGCGACGAGGCCTTCTTCAAGATCACCCGCATCGCCGTCTACGGCACGCCGGATCCCAAGCCGGGCAACTTCAAGCCGCTGTATCTGGGCACCAAGGACTACATCAAGATCGTCAACCAGGTGACCGGCAAGGACTACGGCTGGTTCTTCGACGTCTATCTGTATGAGGCCGCGCCACCGGAACTGATCGAGACCCGCGAGGGCGGCGACCTGGTGCTGAAGTGGAAGACGCCCAAGGACAAGCCCTTCCCGATGCCGGTCGACGTCAAGGTCGGCGACAAGGTCGTCACCGTGGCGATGGCCGACGGGACGGGCCGGGTGGCGGTGGGCGACACCGTGCCGGTGATCGTCGACCCGGCCTCCAAGGTCCTGCGCCGCCAGCCCTATATCGAGCAGTTCCAGGCTTGGAAGAAGGTCCAGGACGACGCGGCCAAGGCCGCCGAGGAGGCCAAGAAGAAGGCTGAATCCGAGAAGAAATGA
- a CDS encoding YqaA family protein: MLRRMYDWVMSLAASRHAPLSLFAVSFAESSFFPIPPDVMLAPMCLAKPEKAWRYALICTIASVLGGCLGYAIGYFLRDFGLWMMAATGHAGGLAEFQCWYAKYGVWVILAKGLTPIPYKLVTIASGLAAFAFPMFIAASALTRGARFFLVAFIIKKFGPALLPVVERRLALFAGILIALVVIGLTASHFIGGGGHGGACAA, translated from the coding sequence ATGCTGCGCCGTATGTACGACTGGGTCATGAGCCTGGCCGCTTCCCGTCACGCTCCGCTGAGCCTGTTCGCCGTCTCGTTCGCCGAGAGCTCGTTCTTTCCCATTCCGCCGGACGTGATGCTGGCGCCCATGTGCCTGGCCAAGCCGGAAAAGGCCTGGCGCTACGCCCTGATCTGCACGATCGCCTCGGTGCTGGGTGGTTGCCTGGGCTACGCGATCGGCTACTTCCTACGCGACTTCGGCCTATGGATGATGGCCGCCACCGGCCACGCCGGCGGGCTGGCCGAGTTCCAGTGCTGGTACGCCAAATACGGCGTCTGGGTGATCCTGGCCAAGGGCCTGACCCCCATCCCCTACAAGCTGGTGACCATCGCCTCGGGTCTGGCGGCGTTCGCCTTCCCGATGTTCATCGCCGCCTCGGCCCTGACCCGCGGCGCGCGCTTCTTTCTGGTCGCCTTCATCATCAAGAAGTTCGGCCCGGCCCTGCTGCCGGTCGTCGAGCGCCGCCTCGCTTTGTTCGCCGGAATTTTGATCGCCCTCGTTGTCATCGGCCTCACGGCCAGCCATTTCATCGGTGGGGGCGGACACGGTGGAGCTTGCGCCGCATGA
- a CDS encoding disulfide bond formation protein B, with translation MTTTERSNGFIGQVYDLVTRHWPLIAFLSSALMLAIAHAFETFGHLAPCHLCLKAREVYWVAGTVGLVGAVLQRTPLWARLRQPVNLLLAAIFLYGTGLAVFHAGVEWKWWPGPTTCTGAGAVNAADLSAMLNGTKKLKVPMCDKAAWVFLGLSMAGWNALVSLKLTVWSVLAGLRKTETL, from the coding sequence ATGACGACGACTGAACGATCGAACGGCTTCATCGGCCAGGTCTACGACCTGGTGACGCGCCACTGGCCGCTGATCGCCTTCCTGTCCAGCGCCCTGATGCTGGCCATCGCCCACGCTTTCGAGACGTTCGGCCACCTCGCCCCCTGCCACCTGTGCCTGAAGGCGCGCGAGGTCTACTGGGTCGCCGGGACCGTCGGCCTGGTGGGCGCCGTTTTGCAACGCACCCCGCTGTGGGCCCGCCTGCGCCAGCCCGTGAACCTGCTGCTGGCGGCGATCTTCCTGTACGGTACAGGCCTGGCGGTGTTCCACGCCGGCGTCGAATGGAAATGGTGGCCGGGTCCGACCACCTGCACGGGCGCCGGGGCGGTCAATGCGGCCGATCTTTCGGCCATGCTGAACGGGACCAAGAAACTCAAGGTCCCGATGTGCGACAAGGCCGCCTGGGTGTTCCTGGGCCTGTCGATGGCCGGCTGGAACGCGCTGGTCTCGCTGAAACTGACCGTCTGGTCGGTGCTGGCGGGCCTGCGCAAGACGGAGACCCTGTGA
- a CDS encoding demethoxyubiquinone hydroxylase family protein — protein sequence MSKPVPPRPGRGAQRSRLAEILRVDQAGELAAVHIYRGQAAVMRNAPGRERIADQLKEMEGHEQVHLSRFNDLLTERNVRPTLMSPVWRAAAFALGAGTALLGDKAAHACTEAVETVIEKHYAGQIEELKDRDSALAAELTQFRDDELAHRDLAIEEGAHEATAYPLLTAVIQAGCRAAIKISEKI from the coding sequence ATGAGCAAGCCGGTCCCGCCCCGTCCTGGCCGGGGCGCGCAACGCTCGCGCCTCGCCGAGATCCTGCGCGTCGACCAGGCCGGCGAACTGGCGGCCGTGCACATCTATCGCGGCCAGGCCGCGGTCATGCGCAACGCCCCCGGCCGCGAGCGCATCGCCGACCAGCTGAAGGAGATGGAGGGCCACGAACAGGTCCATCTCTCGCGCTTCAACGACCTGCTGACCGAGCGCAATGTGCGCCCGACCCTGATGTCGCCGGTCTGGCGCGCGGCCGCCTTCGCCCTGGGCGCCGGCACCGCCCTCCTGGGCGACAAGGCCGCCCACGCCTGCACCGAGGCGGTCGAGACAGTGATCGAGAAGCACTATGCCGGCCAGATCGAAGAGCTGAAGGACCGCGACTCAGCCCTGGCCGCTGAACTGACCCAGTTCCGCGACGACGAGCTGGCCCACCGTGACCTGGCCATCGAGGAAGGCGCACACGAGGCGACGGCCTATCCGCTGCTGACCGCCGTGATCCAGGCCGGCTGCCGCGCGGCCATCAAGATCAGCGAGAAGATCTGA